TCGCTATGACCAGCTGATGAGTTTTGGCTGGAGGGTGCTCGTGCCGGTTTCCACGATTAATTTGATAGTAACGGCCTATTTTATCTTGGTGTGACATGAAAAAAACTTTCTCTGAGATCATCTCGATGTTCAGGGGCCTTTTGATAGTATTAAAACATGCGTTCAAAAGACCTGTCACGATCCGCTACCCGGAAGAGAGGCGAAAGCTTCCCCCGCGCTCAAGGGGCCGTCATTTTCTGACCAAATGGGAAGATGGCAAGGAGAGATGTGTAGGCTGCGAGCTTTGCGCCATTGTCTGCCCGTCCCAGGCGATCTATGTCAAGGCGGCAACAAACGAACCGGGAAAGGAAGTTTCGAGAGGGGAGCGCCATGCCAAGGACTATCAGATTAACATGCTGAGGTGCATTTTTTGCGGTCTTTGCGAAGAGGCGTGTCCAACGGGGGCTGTTGTACTGGGCACCGATTACGAGCTTTCAGGAACCAATAGGGAATCTTTGATCTACACCAAAGAGATGCTGACCGAAAAAAATCCCGGTGATTCCGGTCGCGATCCGAAGAGGGAGATTTAGTGAGATGAGCGCTGTGGTTATCCTTGAAGCCTTTCTGGGTCTGATTCTCATTTTTTCCTCGCTGGGTGTGATCTTGGCAAAGAAGCCGGTTTACTCATGCCTCTTCTTTTTGCTCACACTTCTGACTCTCGCGACGCTCTACATTGAGCTTTTCACCGAATTCATCGGTCTTTTGCAGGTTCTTGTCTACGGCGGCGCGATCTTGGTTCTTTTCATGTTTGTGATCGTTCTTTTCCAAGATGCCCATGAACAGATCGTCAATCTGCCGGCAATGAGCTCCTATCCTCTTCTTTTCATGGGGGGCATTTCCTTGATCGGCGCGTTCTCCTATTTCTGCTATAGGATCTTCGGCTTCGAGAATCCGAGGGAAGAGGTGAGGGAAGGTTTTGGTTCGATCCATTCGATAGGAAAAACTCTTTATCTGGACTATTTTTTTCCTTTCGAAGTGGCTTCTCTGATGATTCTCGTCGCTTTAATAGGCGCATTATACATAGGAAGGAAGGCTAGATAATGGAGATCTTTCTTTTCATATTGATCAGCATGGCGATATTCGTTGTGGGACTGATCGGAGTGTTAACAAGAAGAAATGCCCTGATCTTTTTCTTAAGCATCGAGTTGATGCTGAATGCGGCGAATTTACTTTTTGTCGGTTTCGCGAGAGCTTGGGGAAATGAGGTCGGCTTTCTCTGGGTCTTTTTCATCTTAGTTGTCGCCGCCTCCGAAGCGGCGGTAGGATTTGCCATTATCATCAATATGTTCCGTCACAAGCAAGTTGTTGATGTGGATCAGTACAATGAACTAAGAGGGTAGACGTGGAATTGATCATCTGGACGGCTCTTTTTCTTCCTCTGCTGGGATTTATCTCGCTGCTCTCGACCTCCTTTTTTATCAAGAGGACTGCAGCGGCAGTCGTCGGCTGCAGTACGGTGGGTGTTTCGTTTGCACTCTTCTCTCTCTTATTGTTCTTCTATCAGACCGAGGATTTAACTCCGTTCTCCGTGACTCTATTTTCTTGGATTCCGATCAAGGGCATCGATGCCGATTTTCTTCTTTTGATCGATCCGCTTTCACTTTTGATGACTTTGATTGTGACGGGAGTTGGCTTTCTGATTCATGTCTATTCTGCCGGTTATATGGATCATGATGATGATTATGCGCGCTTTTTCGCCTTCCTTAACTTTTTCATTTTCTCGATGCTTCTTCTGGTGCTTTCAGGGCATCTTCTCTTGATGTTTGTCGGTTGGGAAGGCGTAGGGCTTGCCTCCTATCTGCTGATTGGGTTTTGGTACAGCCGTCCCAAGGCTGCAAAAGCTGCTACAAAGGCTTTCATCGTCAACCGCGTGGGAGACCTGGGATTCTTGCTGGGACTTCTTTTGACTTTTCAGACGTTTGGAACAGGTGTTGTTTTGGACATTTGCCAAAGCCTGCCGAAAACCTATTCTCAAGGGGCTCCCGTTATTGAGGCCATGACATTACTGTTTTTCATCGGTGCGATTGGAAAATCGGCGCAGGTTCCTTTGCATGTGTGGCTGGCAGACGCCATGGAAGGCCCGACTCCGGTTTCCGCCCTGATCCACGCTGCCACTATGGTGACAGCAGGAGTCTTTCTGCTGACAAGGTTTCATTGCGTCTACCTCCTCGCTCCGAATACTCTTGCCATTGTCGGCTATGTGGGAATCGGCACTTCGCTCTTTGCTGCCCTTTCAGCAATTGGACAGACCGATTTAAAAAGGGTCCTTGCTTATTCTACAGTAAGCCAGCTGGGATTGATGTTTTTGGCATGCAGCGTCGGCTCATTTTATGCGGCAATGTTTCACCTCACGATGCACGCGTTTGTGAAAGCCCTTCTCTTTTTGTCTGCCGGAAATGTCGTTCACATGATGCACGGTGTCACCGAGATGGATAAAATGGGTGGACTCTCGAGGCAGTTCAACAAAACGCACATACTCTTTTTTATCGGGGTTTTGGGTCTGTCGGGCATAGCTCCTTTCGCCGCTTTTTTCAGTAAAGACCTCATACTTGAAGAGGAAATGAAGGCCGGCCACGCCTATCTGACGGCGATCGGCCTGTTGGTATCGACACTGACAGCCTTCTACCTGACGCGGGCTTATTGCCTGACATTCAAGGGCAAGAGCAACATGGATGTTCGTGAAGCGTCTGAAGTTAAGGAGGCGCCAGCGGTCATGCTGATCCCTGTCACTGTCCTGGCTTTTCTGACGATTACAGGGGGACTCCTGGGCTTTTCTCTCAAGAAAGCTCCCCTGCTGGAAATTTTTCTGCAGGAGTCGGATGTTACTTTACAAGACAGGGTGGCCAGCACCGGGTTCCATTTCTCTTCCGAGATGATGATATCGGTGTTTATGGGACTTGTCGGTTTCGTCCTCTCTTGGGTCATGTATACGAAATATCGCGACCGCTTTAAGGGACAGATTGTGCTTTTGAAAAAGGCGTTTTATATAGACGAACTCTCTGTGATTTTTATTATCGCGCCCCTGAAAGCTTTAGCCTTTTTGATTTCCGGTGTTTTCGATCCTAAATTTTTTCAAGGTTCGATCCAGCTGGCGGCCGATGGAGTATCCGGAGCGTCTCATCTGTTGCAGAGGGCAGCTTCCGGTCAAATCAGATCGTATATTGCCTGGATGGCTCTTGGACTTTTTGCCATGAGCTGGATATTGTTTTTTTAAGGAGACTTTTCAATGCAGCTCATGCTTTTACTTTTAGTTCCCTTTCTCATGGCTGTCTTGGTTTTTTTGTCTCCCCTCAAAGAAAAAAAACTCAAGCTGACTTCATTCGCTTTCAGCCTTTTTCCCCTCTTGTGGCTGATTGTCTTTGGACAAAAGGCGCTGCACTCTTCCCTCAAAGTGTCCTGGATTCCATCCCTCGGGCTTGATTTCTATCTGGCGATCGACTCCCTCTCTTTAGTCTTTCTGCTTTTGACGGCTATTGTTATTCCCCTAAGCCTGCTCTCTACTCCAAGCGGGAACAAGGAGATGGACAGTCCATTTTTCTTTGGCCTGGTGCTCCTTTTAGAGGGGCTTCTGATCGGTTTTTTCCTTGCCCGGGATTTGCTACTTTTTACCCTCTTTTTCGAGGCGATGCTCTTCCCCTTGTTTCTTATCATCTCTCTGTGGGGAGGGGGAAAAAAGGAAGAGGCGGCGTTTCAGTTTATCCTCTACATGATCGCCGGCTCCTGTCTGATGATTGCGGCCATTGTG
The DNA window shown above is from Estrella lausannensis and carries:
- the nuoL gene encoding NADH-quinone oxidoreductase subunit L; protein product: MELIIWTALFLPLLGFISLLSTSFFIKRTAAAVVGCSTVGVSFALFSLLLFFYQTEDLTPFSVTLFSWIPIKGIDADFLLLIDPLSLLMTLIVTGVGFLIHVYSAGYMDHDDDYARFFAFLNFFIFSMLLLVLSGHLLLMFVGWEGVGLASYLLIGFWYSRPKAAKAATKAFIVNRVGDLGFLLGLLLTFQTFGTGVVLDICQSLPKTYSQGAPVIEAMTLLFFIGAIGKSAQVPLHVWLADAMEGPTPVSALIHAATMVTAGVFLLTRFHCVYLLAPNTLAIVGYVGIGTSLFAALSAIGQTDLKRVLAYSTVSQLGLMFLACSVGSFYAAMFHLTMHAFVKALLFLSAGNVVHMMHGVTEMDKMGGLSRQFNKTHILFFIGVLGLSGIAPFAAFFSKDLILEEEMKAGHAYLTAIGLLVSTLTAFYLTRAYCLTFKGKSNMDVREASEVKEAPAVMLIPVTVLAFLTITGGLLGFSLKKAPLLEIFLQESDVTLQDRVASTGFHFSSEMMISVFMGLVGFVLSWVMYTKYRDRFKGQIVLLKKAFYIDELSVIFIIAPLKALAFLISGVFDPKFFQGSIQLAADGVSGASHLLQRAASGQIRSYIAWMALGLFAMSWILFF
- the nuoI gene encoding NADH-quinone oxidoreductase subunit NuoI — protein: MKKTFSEIISMFRGLLIVLKHAFKRPVTIRYPEERRKLPPRSRGRHFLTKWEDGKERCVGCELCAIVCPSQAIYVKAATNEPGKEVSRGERHAKDYQINMLRCIFCGLCEEACPTGAVVLGTDYELSGTNRESLIYTKEMLTEKNPGDSGRDPKREI
- the nuoK gene encoding NADH-quinone oxidoreductase subunit NuoK, producing the protein MEIFLFILISMAIFVVGLIGVLTRRNALIFFLSIELMLNAANLLFVGFARAWGNEVGFLWVFFILVVAASEAAVGFAIIINMFRHKQVVDVDQYNELRG
- a CDS encoding NADH-quinone oxidoreductase subunit J, which gives rise to MSAVVILEAFLGLILIFSSLGVILAKKPVYSCLFFLLTLLTLATLYIELFTEFIGLLQVLVYGGAILVLFMFVIVLFQDAHEQIVNLPAMSSYPLLFMGGISLIGAFSYFCYRIFGFENPREEVREGFGSIHSIGKTLYLDYFFPFEVASLMILVALIGALYIGRKAR